A window from Bradysia coprophila strain Holo2 chromosome X unlocalized genomic scaffold, BU_Bcop_v1 contig_21, whole genome shotgun sequence encodes these proteins:
- the LOC119069017 gene encoding uncharacterized protein LOC119069017, translating to MAVHHFVQLDLDAIMIACNAPGRSAFNRIERRMAPLSRALTGLILPHDHYGTHLNSQGQTVDIELEKQNFSYAGKALAEVWSDTLIDGHLTVAEYIKPEQSDIDQASIISKDEKWCSRHVHQSQYLLQILKCSDNRCCKPRRSSLFRFLPKDGLPPPSPIIQSNEGLKHANINDIENYASLFVTLALQKIGHSHAIYDTYCPSVQSKFDSRTCSCNQYFSSVVSMKRHLKDNFICKKNIKIVKPVKILGTRGNESLVVVRYNVEEDVEWLPSVEVDGEFLDKDEQPSSSIIYDNETRLKPIWRTV from the exons ATGGCAGTTCATCATTTCGTGCAACTAGACTTAGATGCCATCATGATCGCGTGCAATGCACCAGGACGTAGTGCCTTCAACCGGATTGAACGGCGTATGGCGCCGTTAAGCAGAGCATTGACAGGCCTGATACTTCCGCACGATCACTATGGCACTCACCTAAACAGTCAGGGACAAACTGTTGATATAGAATTGGAGAAGCAGAATTTCTCATACGCCGGCAAGGCTCTAGCAGAAGTCTGGTCAGATACACTTATTGATGGACATTTGACTGTAGCTGA ATATATAAAGCCTGAACAATCTGATATCGATCAGGCATCGATCATCTCGAAGGACGAAAAGTGGTGCAGCCGACATGTGCATCAGTCTCAGTATTTGCTTCAAATACTCAAATGTTCTGACAATCGTTGCTGTAAACCAAGGCGTAGTTCTCTGTTTCGATTTCTGCCCAAGGACGGCTTGCCACCACCGTCGCCTATAATACAGTCAAACGAAGGATTGAAACACGCCAACATCAACGATATTGAAAACTATGCGTCATTATTCGTGACGCTGGCACTACAAAAGATTGGGCATTCACATGCCATTTATGACACCTATTGTCCTTCGGTGCAATCAAAATTCGATTCACGAACATGCTCGTGCAATCAATATTTCAGTTCCGTTGTCTCGATGAAACGACATTtgaaagacaattttatttgtaaaaaaaacataaagaTCGTTAAGCCTGTGAAAATTCTCGGAACACGAGGGAATGAGTCGTTAGTTGTAGTCCGCTATAATGTTGAAGAAGATGTCGAGTGGCTTCCGAGTGTGGAGGTAGACGGTGAATTTTTAGATAAAGACGAACAACCTTCGAGTAGTATAATTTATGACAATGAAACAAGATTAAAACCAATTTGGAGAACTGtttaa
- the LOC119069016 gene encoding uncharacterized protein LOC119069016, translating into MKLVILLVSTICIGFGPSSGQNLQAHPFLTVTSTRFGPFIEGASVNRAGHMFATNYGNANTLNQLGQFFPSQQFVFADPQANTYYNGIRFFNDREAFATDMANHRVVRLTLETIANITTVTGSSTFCQNSNMLQPNDLAISRSGIIFLSGMNWSDNTVDTDGDIWSCTPQGTALLLDRLGRTNGIELSVDERHLYVSESYNRGGTPYIQRIWVYDVNNQFISNKQLFADFANIDNSVSVDIDGMRTDMLNNLYVTRNGGRAVIIFNRSGTVIGTIGLNFARPTNLEFGGPYGTTLFIVGSCEQDWPGILGCVDQIQMTTPGRAWYNLQG; encoded by the exons ATGAAATTGGTTATCTTACTGGTGTCGACAATTTGCATTGGTTTTGGTCCCAGTTCGGGTCAAAATCTTCAAGCGCATCCCTTTCTCACTGTTACATCGACTCGGTTTGGTCCGTTCATAGAAGGAGCCAGTGTAAATCGGGCTGGTCATATGTTTGCAACAAATTATGGCAATGCGAATACTTTGAATCAACTTG GACAGTTCTTCCCTAgccaacaatttgtttttgcgGACCCTCAAGCAAACACATATTACAATGGTATTCGTTTCTTCAACGATCGAGAAGCTTTCGCTACTGACATGGCCAATCATCGAGTCGTCAGACTAACTTTAGAGACTATTGCAAATATTACAACCGTCACTGGGTCCTCAACATTCTGCCAAAATTCAAACATGCTGCAACCGAACGATCTGGCTATTTCAAGGTCAGGCATTATATTTTTGTCCGGAATGAATTGGTCTGATAACACAGTTGATACGGATGGAGACATTTGGTCGTGTACGCCACAAGGAACC GCACTTCTGCTAGATCGGTTAGGTCGAACCAACGGCATTGAACTGTCCGTTGATGAGAGGCATCTGTACGTCTCTGAATCATACAATAGGGGCGGTACACCATACATTCAAAGAATTTGGGTCTATGACGTTAATAATCAATTTATTAGCAACAAACAACTGTTTGCCGACTTTGCCAACATTGACAACTCAGTTTCGGTGGACATTGACGGAATGAGAACCGACATGTTGAATAATTTGTATGTTACGCGGAATGGAGGTCGAGCTGTGATAATTTTTAATCGAAGTGGAACAGTCATCGGTACAATCGGATTGAACTTTGCACGACCAACAAATCTTGAATTTGGTGGTCCATATGGAACGACTTTGTTTATCGTTGGGTCGTGTGAACAAGATTGGCCTGGAATTTTAGGATGTGTTGATCAGATTCAAATGACAACACCCGGAAGAGCATGGTACAATTTGCAGGGCtga